From Triticum aestivum cultivar Chinese Spring chromosome 4A, IWGSC CS RefSeq v2.1, whole genome shotgun sequence, a single genomic window includes:
- the LOC123085698 gene encoding neutral/alkaline invertase 1, mitochondrial: MAAAAISHLRRGAQRHALLYLSRRHFSSPSSLAAAAPLAAAARRLLSTSVESGTSSKAGSYKPPPLDPFRAALASASPPLESPPLEEPPATPPLPEVASAAAAPEQDPVVLQKEQLEGLKAGLEAVRSREESPEEKEAWWLLNRAVVNYCGSAVGTVAANDPSTANHMLNYDQVFIRDFVPSAIAFLLRGESDIVKNFLLHTLQLQSWEKTVDCYSPGQGLMPASFKVRSVPLDGNNEAFEEVLDPDFGESAIGRVAPVDSGLWWIILLRAYGKITGDYALQERVDVQTGIRLVLNLCLTDGFDMFPTLLVTDGSCMIDRRMGIHGHPLEIQALFYSALRCAREMVSTDDGSKNLIRVINNRLSALSFHIREYYWVDMKKINEIYRYKTEEYSHDAINKFNIYPEQIPSWLADWIPDKGGYLIGNLQPAHMDFRFFSLGNLWAIVSSLATQKQAEGILNLIETKWDDIVANMPLKICYPALEYEEWRIITGCDPKNTPWSYHNGGSWPTLLWQFTLACIKMGRPDLARRAVEAVEKRLSDDKWPEYYDTRTGRFIGKQSRLYQTWTIAGFLSSKMLLDCPEMASILICDEDLELLEGCACGLSNSARIKCSRRAARSQVLV; encoded by the exons ATGGCGGCCGCCGCCATCTCCCACCTCCGCCGGGGCGCGCAGCGCCACGCGCTCCTATACCTCTCGCGCCGCCACTTCTCCTCTCCGTCCTCCCTCGCCGcggccgccccgctcgccgccgctgCTCGCCGCCTTCTCTCTACGTCGGTGGAATCCGGCACGTCCTCGAAGGCGGGAAGCTATAAGCCCCCGCCCCTCGACCCCTTCCGCGCTGCCCTCGCTTCAGCGTCGCCGCCGCTGGAGTCGCCTCCCCTAGAGGAGCCCCCCGCTACCCCGCCGCTCCCGGAGGTAGCTTCTGCGGCCGCGGCGCCCGAGCAGGATCCGGTGGTTTTGCAGAAGGAGCAATTGGAGGGCCTGAAGGCAGGGCTGGAGGCGGTGAGGAGTAGGGAGGAGTCGCCGGAGGAGAAGGAAGCGTGGTGGTTGCTCAACCGCGCGGTCGTGAATTACTGCGGCAGCGCCGTTGGCACGGTGGCAGCGAACGACCCGTCCACGGCCAACCATATGCTTAATTACGACCAGGTCTTCATCAGGGATTTCGTGCCGTCTGCCATCGCCTTCCTCCTCAGAGGTGAGAGCGACATCGTGAAGAACTTCTTGCTGCACACCTTGCAGCTCCAG AGTTGGGAGAAGACAGTGGATTGCTACAGTCCTGGTCAGGGGTTGATGCCTGCTAGTTTTAAAGTCAGATCTGTGCCTTTAGATGGAaacaatgaagcatttgaggaggTTCTTGACCCTGACTTCGGAGAGTCAGCCATTGGGCGGGTAGCACCTGTCGACTCTG GACTTTGGTGGATAATTCTACTGAGGGCATATGGTAAAATTACTGGAGACTATGCACTACAAGAAAGGGTTGATGTGCAGACAGGCATCAGACTAGTCCTGAATTTATGCTTGACTGATGGATTCGACATGTTCCCTACGTTGTTAGTCACCGATGGATCATGCATGATTGATCGGAGGATGGGAATCCATGGGCATCCTCTTGAGATCCAG GCTCTGTTCTATTCTGCTTTGCGCTGTGCCCGTGAGATGGTCAGTACAGATGATGGATCTAAGAACTTGATCCGtgttatcaacaacaggctcagtGCTCTGTCCTTTCACATAAGAGAGTACTATTGGGTCGATATGAAGAAGATAAATGAGATTTATCGCTACAAGACCGAGGAGTACTCACATGATGCTATCAATAAGTTCAACATCTACCCAGAGCAAATCCCATCCTGGCTTGCAGATTGGATTCCTGATAAGGGTGGTTACCTTATAGGAAACCTACAACCAGCTCACATGGATTTCAGGTTTTTTTCTCTTGGAAATCTCTGGGCGATTGTTTCCTCTTTAGCAACTCAAAAGCAAGCAGAGGGTATCCTGAACCTCATTGAAACCAAATGGGATGATATAGTTGCAAATATGCCTCTCAAGATATGCTACCCTGCTCTGGAGTATGAGGAATGGCGTATTATCACTGGTTGCGACCCCAAAAACAC GCCCTGGTCGTATCATAACGGTGGATCTTGGCCTACATTGCTATGGCAG TTCACCCTAGCCTGTATCAAGATGGGTAGGCCTGACTTGGCAAGGAGGGCTGTTGAAGCCGTGGAGAAGAGGCTCTCAGATGACAAGTGGCCAGAATATTATGACACCAGGACAGGAAGGTTTATTGGAAAACAGTCGAGGCTATATCAGACATGGACAATTGCAGGGTTTCTTAGCTCTAAAATGCTTTTGGATTGTCCGGAGATGGCATCAATATTAATATGTGACGAAGATCTCGAGCTACTGGAAGGCTGTGCTTGTGGCCTGAGCAACAGCGCTCGCATCAAATGCTCCCGTCGTGCAGCCAGGTCTCAAGTCCTTGTGTAG